In one window of Gopherus evgoodei ecotype Sinaloan lineage unplaced genomic scaffold, rGopEvg1_v1.p scaffold_40_arrow_ctg1, whole genome shotgun sequence DNA:
- the GTF2F1 gene encoding general transcription factor IIF subunit 1 isoform X2, which translates to MTSLGTSNQSVTEYVVRVPKNTPKKYNIMAFNAADKVNFTTWHQAKMERDLSNKKIYQEEEMPESGAGSEFNRKLREEARRKKYGIVLREFKPEDQPWILKVNGKAGRKFKGVKKGGVTENASYYIFTQCPDGAFEAFPVSNWYNFTPVAKHRTLTAEEAEEEWERRNKVLNHFTIMQQRRRKDQDDEEEEKEKTKKRSSELKIHDLEDDLEMSSDESELSDADGEKAAKPQKKTPLTRKKKKKKGSDDEAFEDSDDGDFEGQEVDYMSDGSSSSQEEAAVGKPKVTKEEDGPKGIDEASESSEESEEEKPAEEKEEEEEEKKAPTPQEKKKKKDSSDESETSEESDIDSEASSALFMARRKTPPKKERKGSASSSRGNSRPGTPTVDAGSTSSTLRAAASKLEQGKRQSGSGDLPTAKRLKLDSGPQTTSGKSTPQPQSGKSTPSSGDVQLTEEAVRRYLTRKPMTTKDLLKKFQTKKTGLSSEQTVNVLAQILKRLNPERKMINDKMHFFLKE; encoded by the exons ATGACCTCCCTG GGCACGAGTAACCAGTCCGTTACAGAGTATGTGGTGCGAGTACCCAA AAACACCCCCAAGAAGTACAACATCATGGCCTTCAACGCCGCTGACAAAGTCAACTTCACCACCTGGCACCAG GCGAAAATGGAGCGAGATCTCAGCAACAAGAAGATCTaccaggaagaggagatgccggaGTCGGGGGCCGGCAGCGAGTTCAACCGCAAGCTGCGGGAGGAGGCACGCCGCAAGAAGTACGGCATCGTCCTGCGGGAGTTCAAGCCTGAGGACCAGCCCTGGATCCTCAAGGTCAACGGCAAAGCTGGGCGCAA GTTCAAAGGGGTGAAGAAGGGTGGCGTGACCGAGAACGCCTCCTACTACATCTTCACGCAGTGCCCTGACGGCGCTTTCGAGGCCTTCCCAGTCAGCAACTGGTACAACTTCACCCCCGTGGCCAAGCACCGCACCTTGACGGCCGAGGAGGCGGAGGAGGAGTGGGAGCG gcggAACAAGGTGCTGAACCACTTCACCATCATGCAGCAGCGGCGGCGGAAGGACCAGGAtgacgaggaggaggagaaggagaagacgAAGAAGAGGAGCAGCGAGCTGAAGATCCACGACCTGGAGGACGACCTGGAGATGAGCTCAGATGAGAGCGAGCTGAGTGACGCTGATG GGGAGAAGGCGGCCAAGCCCCAGAAGAAAACCCCGCTGaccaggaagaagaagaagaaaaagggcTCGGACGACGAGGCCTTTGAGGACAGCGACGACGGAGACTttgaggggcaggaagtggattaCATGTCGGATGGGTCCAG CAGTTCgcaggaggaggcagcagtgggGAAGCCCAAGGTGACGAAGGAAGAGGACGGTCCCAAAG GGATCGACGAGGCGAGCGAGAGCAGCGAGGAGAGCGAGGAGGAGAAGCCTgccgaggagaaggaggaggaggaagaggagaagaaggcCCCCACCCCtcaggagaagaagaagaaaaagg ACAGCAGCGATGAGTCGGAGACCTCCGAGGAGAGCGACATCGACAGCGAAGCGTCCTCGGCACTCTTCATGGCG AGGAGGAAAACTCCACCCAAGAAGGAGCGAAAGGGGTCGGCCAGCAGCTCCCGGGGGAACAGCCGCCCAGGGACGCCCACCGTGGATGCAGGCAGCACATCCTCCACGCTGCGAGCTGCAGCCAGCAAGCTGGAGCAAG GGAAGCGGCAGTCGGGATCCGGTGACCTCCCGACGGCCAAGAGGCTGAAATTGGACTCGGGACCTCAGACGACCTCGGGCAAGTCCACTCCCCAGCCACAGTCGGGCAAGTCCACCCCCAGCAGTGG TGACGTGCAGCTGACGGAAGAGGCCGTGCGCCGCTACCTGACCCGCAAGCCCATGACCACCAAGGACCTGCTGAAGAAGTTCCAGACCAAGAAGACGGGGCTGAGCAGCGAGCAGACGGTGAATGtgctggcccagatcctcaagcgCCTCAACCCCGAGCGCAAGATGATCAATGACAAGATGCACTTCTTCCTGAAGGAGTGA
- the ALKBH7 gene encoding alpha-ketoglutarate-dependent dioxygenase alkB homolog 7, mitochondrial yields MHRAAARLPPARPGPWPRRALCGEAPALLRASGPGVARRLRGQAGVRPGFLSGPEEAALGQELEPQLRRRRYQFDHWDGAIHGFRETEIAQWSEASREILQRVRDTAFPPGMSQLSLVHVLDLDKSGYIKPHIDSVKFCGCTIAGLSLLSSCVMRLVSEQNPEDWMDLLLPRRSLYILRGTARYEFTHEILKDEESFFDGQKIPRERRISVICRNLPAPT; encoded by the exons atgcaccgcgCCGCGGCCCGCCTGCCCCCGGCCCGGCCTGGCCCCTGGCCCCGGCGCGCCCTGTGCGGGGAGGCCCCGGCGCTGCTGCGGGCCTCGGGCCCGGGCGTGGCGCGGCGGCTGCGGGGCCAGGCGGGGGTGCGGCCCGGCTTCCTCAGCGGCCCCGAGGAGGCGGCGCTGGGCCAAGAGCTGGAGCCGCAGCTGCGCCGCCGCCGCTACCAGTTCGACCATTGGGACGGG GCCATTCATGGCTTCAGGGAAACAGAGATAGCCCAGTGGAGCGAGGCAAGCCGGGAAATCCTGCAGCGGGTCCGGGATACGGCCTTTCCGCCAGGGATGTCGCAGCTCTCGCTAGTCCACGTCCTCGACCTGGATAAAAGCGGCTACATCAAACCTCACATAGACAGTGTGAAG TTTTGCGGCTGCACAATTGCAGGCCTGTCCTTGCTGTCCTCCTGTGTGATGCGGCTGGTCAGTGAGCAGAACCCAGAGGACTGGATGGACCTGTTGCTGCCGCGCCGCTCGCTGTACATCCTCAG AGGCACGGCTCGCTACGAGTTCACCCACGAGATCCTCAAAGACGAGGAGTCCTTTTTTGATGGCCAGAAGATCCCCCGAGAGAGGAGGATTTCCGTCATCTGCAGGAACCTGCCAGCTCCTACGTAG
- the GTF2F1 gene encoding general transcription factor IIF subunit 1 isoform X1 codes for MTSLGTSNQSVTEYVVRVPKNTPKKYNIMAFNAADKVNFTTWHQAKMERDLSNKKIYQEEEMPESGAGSEFNRKLREEARRKKYGIVLREFKPEDQPWILKVNGKAGRKFKGVKKGGVTENASYYIFTQCPDGAFEAFPVSNWYNFTPVAKHRTLTAEEAEEEWERRNKVLNHFTIMQQRRRKDQDDEEEEKEKTKKRSSELKIHDLEDDLEMSSDESELSDADGEKAAKPQKKTPLTRKKKKKKGSDDEAFEDSDDGDFEGQEVDYMSDGSSSSQEEAAVGKPKVTKEEDGPKGIDEASESSEESEEEKPAEEKEEEEEEKKAPTPQEKKKKKDSSDESETSEESDIDSEASSALFMAAQGGGTRRDPHLGDPRLLHRRRKTPPKKERKGSASSSRGNSRPGTPTVDAGSTSSTLRAAASKLEQGKRQSGSGDLPTAKRLKLDSGPQTTSGKSTPQPQSGKSTPSSGDVQLTEEAVRRYLTRKPMTTKDLLKKFQTKKTGLSSEQTVNVLAQILKRLNPERKMINDKMHFFLKE; via the exons ATGACCTCCCTG GGCACGAGTAACCAGTCCGTTACAGAGTATGTGGTGCGAGTACCCAA AAACACCCCCAAGAAGTACAACATCATGGCCTTCAACGCCGCTGACAAAGTCAACTTCACCACCTGGCACCAG GCGAAAATGGAGCGAGATCTCAGCAACAAGAAGATCTaccaggaagaggagatgccggaGTCGGGGGCCGGCAGCGAGTTCAACCGCAAGCTGCGGGAGGAGGCACGCCGCAAGAAGTACGGCATCGTCCTGCGGGAGTTCAAGCCTGAGGACCAGCCCTGGATCCTCAAGGTCAACGGCAAAGCTGGGCGCAA GTTCAAAGGGGTGAAGAAGGGTGGCGTGACCGAGAACGCCTCCTACTACATCTTCACGCAGTGCCCTGACGGCGCTTTCGAGGCCTTCCCAGTCAGCAACTGGTACAACTTCACCCCCGTGGCCAAGCACCGCACCTTGACGGCCGAGGAGGCGGAGGAGGAGTGGGAGCG gcggAACAAGGTGCTGAACCACTTCACCATCATGCAGCAGCGGCGGCGGAAGGACCAGGAtgacgaggaggaggagaaggagaagacgAAGAAGAGGAGCAGCGAGCTGAAGATCCACGACCTGGAGGACGACCTGGAGATGAGCTCAGATGAGAGCGAGCTGAGTGACGCTGATG GGGAGAAGGCGGCCAAGCCCCAGAAGAAAACCCCGCTGaccaggaagaagaagaagaaaaagggcTCGGACGACGAGGCCTTTGAGGACAGCGACGACGGAGACTttgaggggcaggaagtggattaCATGTCGGATGGGTCCAG CAGTTCgcaggaggaggcagcagtgggGAAGCCCAAGGTGACGAAGGAAGAGGACGGTCCCAAAG GGATCGACGAGGCGAGCGAGAGCAGCGAGGAGAGCGAGGAGGAGAAGCCTgccgaggagaaggaggaggaggaagaggagaagaaggcCCCCACCCCtcaggagaagaagaagaaaaagg ACAGCAGCGATGAGTCGGAGACCTCCGAGGAGAGCGACATCGACAGCGAAGCGTCCTCGGCACTCTTCATGGCG GCGCAGGGAGGCGGCACCCGTAGGGACCCACATCTCGGAGACCCCcggttactgcacagg AGGAGGAAAACTCCACCCAAGAAGGAGCGAAAGGGGTCGGCCAGCAGCTCCCGGGGGAACAGCCGCCCAGGGACGCCCACCGTGGATGCAGGCAGCACATCCTCCACGCTGCGAGCTGCAGCCAGCAAGCTGGAGCAAG GGAAGCGGCAGTCGGGATCCGGTGACCTCCCGACGGCCAAGAGGCTGAAATTGGACTCGGGACCTCAGACGACCTCGGGCAAGTCCACTCCCCAGCCACAGTCGGGCAAGTCCACCCCCAGCAGTGG TGACGTGCAGCTGACGGAAGAGGCCGTGCGCCGCTACCTGACCCGCAAGCCCATGACCACCAAGGACCTGCTGAAGAAGTTCCAGACCAAGAAGACGGGGCTGAGCAGCGAGCAGACGGTGAATGtgctggcccagatcctcaagcgCCTCAACCCCGAGCGCAAGATGATCAATGACAAGATGCACTTCTTCCTGAAGGAGTGA
- the PSPN gene encoding persephin, with protein sequence MDSSQLLCSISLLLLVRPTVSQPVEGKRPLLMEEPQPGTSIGDLLWGLLETHMPKGPSLHIPDDPRNLLPYASPGPAKRRQKRRLLAGSRLWEQPEEQECRLRSLLLRVKDLALGYDSEETILFKYCSGSCPKARTNHDLTLSMLLQKSEIPALGDEKIVGDPCCRPTHYEDVAFLDNSHQWHEVEKLSASACSCVG encoded by the exons ATGGACTCATCCCAGCTCCTCTGCAGCATCTCGCTCCTCCTCCTGGTCAGACCCACTGTCTCCCAGCCAGTGGAAGGCAAGAGGCCCCTGCTGATGGAAGAGCCACAGCCGGGTACCAGCATCGGGGACCTGCTCTGGGGGCTCCTAG agaCGCACATGCCAAAGGGACCTTCCCTGCACATCCCGGATGACCCTAGAAACCTGCTGCCCTACGCCTCCCCCGGGCCGGCCAAGCGCCGTCAAAAACGGAGGCTGCTGGCTGGCAGCCGCTTGTGGgagcagccagaggagcaggagtGCCGACTGCGGAGTTTGCTGCTGCGCGtcaaggatctggccctgggcTACGACTCCGAGGAGACCATCCTGTTCAAGTATTGCAGCGGGAGCTGCCCCAAGGCCCGCACCAACCACGACCTGACGCTCTCCATGCTGCTCCAGAAGAGCGAGATCCCGGCCCTGGGCGATGAGAAGATCGTTGGCGACCCCTGCTGCCGGCCAACGCACTACGAGGACGTGGCCTTCCTAGACAACAGCCACCAGTGGCACGAGGTGGAGAAGCTCTCGGCTTCTGCCTGCTCCTGCGTGGGCTGA